The sequence tacacaaacagattaaAAAGAAAGACATTTCATGCACAGACTGTATCACAAATCTGGCTACATCACATCACACCTCAACtaatacatgtatgcatgtgcaaCAGAAACCCATCAACCAACATTCCACATCAACTCTATAGCTACTTTTCATTTCTATCCAGCAGCTCTTTCACTCTTTCTTCCAGTTGTTTTACTTCTCTCTGTGCCCTCCTTATCTCCTAACGACAACACCAATACACCGGACTGCACAGCGACTCAATCAAGCCAACCACACATTACCAACCTCCGACACTGATGGCTCCAACGACGCCTCCTCTAGTTTCCTTTTCAGTTCCATTTGATTTCGTAATGCGAGACGATCAAGTAGATACGAAATGTGATGATCAAACTCAATCTGAATGTTAATTGTCAAGCACATGACAGTGACGTAACCagacatgtttgtgtgttgccaacaactaaatttttaaaattaattaattaattattttaattaattaaattaattaattaattattttaattaattaatatgtcgtgctcaaccagatcattCTGTTTGTAAGCACCAAAGGCAACCCCTCtaaaataagtaattaattaattatttatttatttaattaattaaacaatgatTTATTTACTTGGATTCTTCGAAGCAAAAAGCCAAATGTTTTGCAGTTTTCTGTGATGTCGTCAAGGCAACTTCTGTGTATCTGCAAACGATGGTAACTcaactgttgctgtttgctgCTCAAGCTGCACAATCGACGTCGAAATCTCGTCTCAATTTCATCCATATTTCTCGTCCGTCGTAACGCCTGAAATTGGTGTGATCTCGATGATTGCACAATGTGGTCATCAACGTGTCTGCAGTCTCTGTATTGATCGGCCTTCGTCATTCTCGTTGTCTCCAAATAGTTTGAGATTGTGTTCATCTTGTGAGCTAACTCAATACCCCTGTGGTAACCCATTCAATAGATATTTACATAAAAATTTATTagatttaatatatatattaaataaaatttattaggtttaataaaattaatatatatacattaaaataaattataaaaaattaaaataaatcaaaattaaataaaatttattagatttaataaatatataaattaaattaaaataaaataaattaaaataaattaaaattaaataaaatttattgggtttaataaatatataaattaaaattataaaaatatattaaaattaaataaaatttattaggTTTAAtagatataaattaaaattacataaatttttaattcaGTTTAAAACAAATCACATGTAATagaatatataaaatatataaacatatCAAAAGGATTGGTCTAGAATgctaaaataaatttaaaaaataaaattactaatttaaaatatatatacttatataaatataaattccACTTTAacacaaattaaaattaataaactaaataacaaaatataaaattaatttatgagttactataaaatatatataaattaatatttatgagttactataatatatataaaaattaatatttatgagttactcagtgattttcctaacccCCTTAAAACATGCGTCCTCATCTTGCGCATATTTGGCCCCGCCCTAAAGAGGCGTGGCCTAAGTCGGTACACAGTACGTACTGAGTAGTAAACGTTTTCTACGGcgaatgtaattgtaatgtatgtatatcaaccacacttgtagacaggtttcattattaaaccaaaattcaaacGAAGGTCTATACTAATAATACCACTTTGTGACTTTGCTCATCATGTTATAATGTAGTCATACAAATTACGCCTAGATACTGTCCAAGTATTTTAGGCAACTGTAGtttatatcaaacaaacatgtgggcatgttttactagtttaatataattattaaccaaacttgtgcaaacaaacttttaataACAGTCTGTAATTATTTTTATCATGTTATGTGGCAGTGAGTGCATCTAGCACTTTGCGCCCAGGGTGCTGTTCAAGTAACCTTCTAGCTTTGTGCTTTTTCCACTTGCAAAATGCACACTCAAAATTAAACTGATACATAGGTGGTCCTTCTAGAGGAATTCGCATcatcaagcagtcaattttctcttcagacaaacgGTTCCCTAGTTTTAGGATTGCTGACAAGAGAATCCTCTTTCACAGGCAGCATTTGTTACTGGTATGAAAAGTACATCTGTTAACAGTTACTGGAGCAAGCGCTAGACGCAAAGTCAGTTTAGCAGTACGTAAACAGAACACGCCTGATAGTAACCTACGGTCTACCCCATAAGGAAGTGATCATGAGTTATGAGAtggaggtcacaccaggtgtgctcattagagcatgtacatgatgtgacatcatttaatctaaatggttccagttgctttctgtaggacttacaagataattggataatgatcATAGCTCCACCCCTTGTATCTTAATCCtctgtttcctttgtaggaagggcttactTTACATAGTAAACGAAAATGCCAGGCTCTGCTATACCAAGATCATTGGGAAGGTCCAACaggcagcagaaatattgcagattttGAAGTTCAACCATATGGGCAATAGTCTAAAATTGCTGGTGTAATGGCTGAGTTttagtagacaagaatgcacTTAATAGGATGCGTCCCGCTGTCCGAAATCTGCGTCCCAACCTTCTCAAGTGCGTCCCAGgacgcatcaaatgtattgtaggaaaatcactggttactataatatatataaaaattaatatttatgagttactataatatatataaaaattaatatttatgagtTACTATAAAATATATAGAATAAAATTAATCATATAtcataaaataatatataaagtATATGAAAGCAacattttatataaataataaaagtatatagaaattaatattttatatcaattataaaaatataaaagtagtatttatataaatttataaaagtAATATTTTATATCAATTGTAAAATAAAagtatttatataaattataaaattaatattttatatcaactgtaaaaataaaagtatttatataaatttataaaattaatattttatgtcaattatataatataaaattttctttATTACCTCACTTGACATTTAATGTTGAAAGGTATCATACATAAAAaactattttaaatttaaaatttctaaatatatattataaaacatgtaaattaatatttaattaatattttaccGTAAGTGCCGAGCAGCTGCTCGTTCATTTGCCTCTGTATCtgttgtgtgactgtctgttgatttcaatttttcCTTCTGTGAATTCGATGTTGGCTGTTTTGGCCTTCCTTCGTATGAAATCGATTGCACTGTTAATGATTGACGGTTCTGAGCGCTTCTCTCGTCTTTCCTTCGTACTGGATGGTTCATGCAAGGTATGGGAGGTCGCCATCTTGGCAAGCGAATTGCGCTCGATGAGAACTCCCAGGGACTATGGCTTTTGTCTGATGGTTTAAAGAGATGATTCTCGTTGAGGTGGCCCGAACAATAAAGCTTAATATCACGCCGGTGATCGACAGCGGCGCGATCAAGTAGGTCACGAAGTCGAGACATGTTGTTATCCGGGTCTTCATACGTTGCCACGGCAACAGATTTCTGTGAACTTAAATATGTACACGATTAGAGTATTTAGCAATCGATATCTGttacaatttgtctgtttagtcgTTTTTAGTATTTGCGCAATTGTTGTCTAACTAATATGCAGTTATTTGAGACATTGTAGCCTCGTATTCCAGACAGCCTGCGCGCTCAATAATTTCTGTTGCACGTGGCCGCCGGCTTTTAATTACCCGCCTACACAATTCACATCGTCATGTCAAATGCGATTAAGAAAATTCGCCTGTCGAAACCGAATTTCTACCAAATTATACGTAAAATCAacgacatacacacacattgtgTGACAAACTAAGTATATCATATTACCTAgaacatgtacactgtaccggTAAGTTATGTTGCATACCCCGTATGTCCGGCTGCCGGAACACATTGTCACCTTATCCGCAACCGCTGAGCTAAGCTCGCTAGCGACGCGTACACGCCATGGAGTCGAACACTGCGCTCGACCTCACGCATTTGAACGAGAACGAGCGCGAAGTCATACTCGCCGTCCTCCGGCGCGACGAAGAATTCGaaaaaagagagaaagagCGTGTCAGGTCCGACAGATTAGCGAAGACGAGACAAAAAACAGTGTAGCTTTGCTATTTCCGTTGCTTAATTCGGTCGTTTTAGGCGTCTGAAGGGCACAGTTGAGATACAGAGACGAGCCGGGCATGTCAGTCCGACTACAGAGAGGTGAGTGAATGTGTCTCGTGTCGTCATCGTCTCGTGACGACGTGAGAATGTGGCATTTCGACCGGAAATGttggtgtgtgagtgtgtgtgtgcgtgcgtgcgtgcgtgcgtgcgtgcgtgcgtgtgtgtgtgtgtgtgtgtgtgtgtgtgtgtgtgtgtgtgtgtgtgtgtgtgtgtgtgtttcgaGGTTTTTTGTGTTCGTTTTGTCAGGGGCTTGATTGCTAAGACGGGGGAGTGGTTTACGAAGAAGTATAGGAGTGTGATTGGAGCGACGCCGTTGGTGAAGATATCTCTGCATTCGGCGAAGTTGTCGTCGTCACGTCGTGGTAGTGAGACGAGCGGTATGTGAagggtgttgtgtgtgtgtgtgtgtgtgtgtgtgtgtgtgtgtgtgtgtgtgtgtgtgtgtgtgtgtgtgtgtgcctagtgtgtgtgtgtgtgtgcctagtgtgtgtgtgtgtgtgtgtgtgtgtgtgtgtgtgtgtgtgtgcgcgtgtgtgcctagtgtgcgtgcgtgtgtgtgtgcgcgtgtgtgcctagtgtgcgtgcgtgtgtgtgtgtgtgtgcgtgtgttgatTTGTGTGGGCCAACTTGGTTGTCAGTGTCTCATATGACTGTAGCAGTAGGTAAAATTTAGTTACAGAGGATGGGAGACAGGCAGTGATATGTTTGCATGCGGAATGTGTGGCAttgctgttgtcatggaagtgtgtgagtgtgactTTCCAATTTGTTGCTCTAATTAATGAGTGGCTATTTTAGGTAAGGTATCTCTGTCTTAGCATCCTCCTATagacatatacatatatatatatatatatatatatatatatatatatatatatatatatatatatatatatatatatatcgtattacctcactttatgctgcatgccggtttaaGCTGAAATCTACCAGGGTGCCggtataccggcatgccgcaGTATACAGGGTAAAAACAGGCTTCTTGTAAAAGACGTGTACATACCTTTAATTGCTGTGTGCAATCATGCTTCCGcaacaaaacacaagcagCAGTCTCAATGATGCAATAGAACTGCCTTAGTTCAGTACCAATATCATGTCAGGAACAATACTAGGCTATATTGAAACATGCAGTGTTCTGTAGAATCAGTCATCTTTCTCTTCCCTCTCTTCTTCACTGTCCTCTTCATCATCTGTCTGCCCTGTATAGTCTTCATCATCTGTCAGCAGATACGAAGTGCGTTCCCAGCGCCTACACAGCGCATCCCCGCTTACACCGGCATCTCCCGCTTTATACCAGCATGGCGGTATAGGTACCAGACTCTCTCCAACCAATTTCTGGTAAGTCTCGCgtataccggcatgcagcataaagtgaggtaatacggtatatatacacacacatacagtatatttcaatacaacaaatctacatgcacacacacacacacacacacacacacacacacacacacacacacacacacacacacacacacacacacacacacacatatatgtaCAGGCTTCTTGGTAGAGATTACTGAAAAACCAGATCATTTCTGCTTACTTTCAGGGTAttggtatacatgtacagtgtgtatAGTTGGTGACAGGTGCATGGAACGTGTAGTTGTAGTTGCTGTTTTATCATGAAATTTAACTCGTCGTTTAGCTGTCCGAGGGTCTTACATCAAGGCAGTATTTAGAGTTTTGTTGACTTGTGATCTTTTGGTGTTGaacttgccgtcagtggtgaGAGAATTACATGTCATGGCATGATTGTGTGGTA is a genomic window of Corticium candelabrum chromosome 11, ooCorCand1.1, whole genome shotgun sequence containing:
- the LOC134187238 gene encoding uncharacterized protein LOC134187238; this encodes MSRLRDLLDRAAVDHRRDIKLYCSGHLNENHLFKPSDKSHSPWEFSSSAIRLPRWRPPIPCMNHPVRRKDERSAQNRQSLTVQSISYEGRPKQPTSNSQKEKLKSTDSHTTDTEANERAAARHLRGIELAHKMNTISNYLETTRMTKADQYRDCRHVDDHIVQSSRSHQFQALRRTRNMDEIETRFRRRLCSLSSKQQQLSYHRLQIHRSCLDDITENCKTFGFLLRRIQIEFDHHISYLLDRLALRNQMELKRKLEEASLEPSVSEEIRRAQREVKQLEERVKELLDRNENLRVELQQQGKRPHHSTPKSSNVYHCPTDPACLQEKASVVMTRLGLQSTGPPDLGEKVEDLHYEIHHQLETREAIRLKQRNEMVPILECQRLEQCIRDTSSNIQQLVKRNDLLQKEIIETEAELEDAVEATDASQRDVKMLWKKVNAFRVKKVPKKDQL